agaTTTGATGACCATCTTGGGACCTCTAGATCCAGCCAGGCCTGAAGCGTCCCCCTCCACCCTTCAGAACTCTCCTTCAGGAGATccaataaatgttcttttttgctttaaagCTGTTTGAACTTCATCTGTCACCTGCAATCAAAAGAGAACTGATGAATAAAAAtgtggggaagagggaagtgAAGGTGCGAGATTTCAGAGGTAAATGGTCTTGGATTCGAATCTCAAGGGCAGCTCTCTTAAGCGtcatgtgcctcagtttccccatctagagaagagtgataataataatggtatcCATTTCACAGAGTcgttgtgaagactaaatgacATAATGCATGGGAATCACTGGGCTGCCTTTTATTCCACGTCTGTCTTTCCCATCAGACCATTGCCCCCCTTGAAGGCAGGACCTTGCTGGTCTCATTCCCAGCCCAAGCTCAGCACCCGCTTCTTCACAGCTGTCAGCACCATCGTGCTAATTAAGGGCACCTGTGGCTCCTGTGCCAGCTGCCCCTGGGCAACCACAAACACTGACGCAACTCCAGCCACATTTtgatatcaaaaaataaaacctcagggAACTGTACGCCGAAGAAAGTTAATTCGCAGTATTGCTGTGTTTACTCAAATTTCCTGGAAAAGGCTCCCATTGGTTCATGACTGGGGGGAGGAGACCACCAAATGGTGAAGGCCACTGGCCCCCCTCTAACCATTAACCAGCAGGAAAGCTGGCAAACAAGACCGAGCAGCAGCCGCCCCGCCGGCTTACTGTACACATGACAGGATCCGGGACAGCAGGACCAAGCCAGCACTTGCAGCCCGAGCCCACTGCAGACCGTGAGTAACAGCTAAGGACTCTCCATCGCCCCCGCTcctgcccagcctccagaacgaAGCCACGACTGTGTCttgctcatttaatttttttttttaatggggcaTTGAGCATTAGGGCAACCAGCAGTGATAAGAGGCGACCCTGGGGAGGGTTTTTCAGAGTCTGTGGGCTACCCACAggggtttttatttctcctgggcTCCTGCCTTGCAGGGACTGACATTGAACTAAGAGCCATTCCCAGCCATCGCATGATGCTCCTAAGGCCAGCCAAACAGCCATCACAGCCTCAGAGATGGAGTCTGAGAGCTGGGATGCATCAGCACACACAACGCTTCTGCCGGGGACACAGGCAGGAGAGGGCATTGCCCGGCTGCCACAGCGCAGACTGTGCATCCTACAGAATCACACACACCTCCTCCCCCAGTGACCTGGGGCAAGGATCCTGCAGATAGGACGGAACTACCAGCATTACACCACGTGGTATGAGGTTTAAATGCACAGGGCCTAGGACTGTACCTGGGACTATACCTGGCTTATGGGGGCATCTGGAAAAACAGAACACAGTGGGTGTTTACTGTGTGTGTCACTTCAAAAATGAGGGACAAGGAGGACACACCTGAAATGAAATTCATGGATAATATTGATACTCTGCATTTTTACGCTGCTGGGTACTTTTCAGAGAGCTGTTTCACTCTAGAGAAAGGCAGAACAGCATGGCACAGGCTCCAAAGTCAGACGGCAGGGCTTGGAATTTCAGCTTTtactccctgggcctcagttttttcatctgtacaatgggccCAGGATGACCCATGAAGTGAGGTCACTAAAGAAAGCACTGATAACAGCTGTGACTGATATTCACAAAAGTCTTTTGAGGTGGGTAGAGATTTAATCCCCATCTTGGCGGATTAGCACAGGAGGGGATGAGGCACAAAATCTCAGAGACAACAggtagagaagggaagggaaaagaactTCTATTGGGGGCAAGCCCATCTCGTTCCAGGCTGTGAACTGCATGGCGTCCTTGCCCAAGAAGGGACCAAAGAGGTGGAGGTGTGGAGGTGGCTAGGGCTGAAGCAAAGATTTCACTACAGTCTGATGGGGGCAGTGACAGAGAGAGGCACACAGGAGGGCTTCCGGGAGGAGGTGACCCAGGACCTGCGTGCCAAAGGACAAGAGGCAGTGAGCCAGGCATGACAAGGAGGGGACGGGCCGACAGAGTGGACCCACATGGGGCAGGACTGGAACAGGCCCATCTTTGTCCCCAGCTCTCAGGCCAGAGCCGGGCTCTGCAAACATTGGGGAATGGAATGACCTCCCTGGCCTGACCCAGGCAGAGGGATGAAAGTCTGATACGTGCTGGGAGGACACCACAAGACACCCAGTGTTGCTGTGACTGAGACTTCAAGAGGCCAGATTTGAGGCTGGGGGTGGTACTGTCACCAGGGACGGGGCATGAGGACTCCCTGGGCCACGTCAGTGAGGATCAGCTCTGCCCGCAGGCAATGGGAGTCACTGAAAGCTTTTCTGCAGGAGAATGGCCCATCCGCTTGATTTTGGAAAGATGCCCTAgttgcagaggaaagaaaggctggcaggaggtgagcaggaggaaaggagaacaggtgggggcggggagggggcaacGGGAGAGATGCCAAGCCCCGAACTTGGGCTGTGTCCTGAGACTGAAGAAGCGAAGACAAACCCCAGAAATTTAGAAGGTAAATGGGCCAGGCCTGGGGCGGGTATTACTATCAACTCTATTTTATGCCAAGGAAACGGGAAGAATTTTAAACAGTGCACCCATGTCACCTAGGTCATAAATAGCAATGCTGAGATCCTCATTCGACTTGGTCTGCCACAAAGCCCAGGAAAAAGGAGAACTGTCTGTAAAGCCAGgcggctggggagggagggggcagggcgtCAGGGCAGTTATCAAAGCCAAGAAGCAAGGAATTTGCTTGTTTTTCTACCACGTGGAGGGAGACAGGCGGGGAGGGTTGGAGGAGGGCTGAGGGAGGTCAGGGGTGTGTTTACAGCCCGCTTTCATGAGGTTCTGGGTTTGGAACAGGCCAGGGAAAAGGCCTCGGGGGTGCTCCAAAGCAGACCAGGGTTTCCCACACGCAACGTGCACGCATTCTCCTGGGACTGGTTTTACTGCGGgttcccagccccctcccagcaTGGCTAGTCCCGTAGGTGGGGTGGTGCAGGGGAATCAGCTTCTCCTGTAAGTATCCCTTCTTTATGGGGATACAGGGGATTCCATAAAGCTCAGAGCTTGGGACCACTGGCCTTGCAGACAGAGTGTCCACTTACTGATTCTGAGCCTGGCTGCATTTTTTGAATTGCGCTTATCAAACACTTTTCATGGCTTATAATTAATTTTGCATCGTGGTAAGATATACAAAGATTGAGCATTTCAACTAggtttaagtgtacagttctctggtattaaatacattcacattgttgtgaaaccatcaccactattcaactccaggactttttcatcatcccaaactgaaactctacccattaaaccctaactccccatttccccctccccccagcctctgttaaccactattctactttctgtttctatgaatttgactgctctagggctctcatgtgagtggaatcacacaatatttgtcttttgtgactggcttatttcacttagcataatgtcttcaatgttcattcatccatgctgtagcatgtatcagaatttcatttttttgaagactgaatattattcaaccacagGCATATACCACtgtgaaatatagaaaaaaatacatactgatctctgcccctggttcctggtgcagggctcctaaaacccttgtcatttcctaagtgataagaacattagaagcatctttttttctaatatttgttttctaatatttggtctttgaccctgcTTCCTGAGGGAGAGCTCcaaaatcccttggaatttcctgggtgactGCAGTGTCCTTTGCTCTAATGAGGCAACTCTGGGTGAGCTCCTGGATGACTTCAGGATGGGGGGGgtgtcaccagaaagaccaagtcatGATTGGaacttattttctcccattctgtgggttttcttttcgttttgttgatgatttcctgtgctatgcaaaaggttttaagtttaattaggtcctacttgtttatttttgttttcattttcatagtctaggaggtggatcaaagaaggtcttgctgcaatttatgtcagagagggttctgcccatgttttcctctaagagttttatagtatccagccttacatttaggtctttaatccattttgagtttgtttttgtatggtgttagagagtgttctaatttcattcttttacatgtagctgtccagtttccccagcaccacttattgaagagactgtcttttctccattgtatattcttgcctcctttgtcatagattagttgaccataggtgcatgggtttacctctgggctttctatcctgttccacttatctttttttttctatttttgtgccagtaccatactgttttgatgactgtagctttgtagtatagtctgaagtcagggagtgtgtacctcccactcccccacccctatatttcctctttccccttcccactggtaaccactagtttgttctctgtgagtcggcttttttattatattcactaatttgttatattttttagattccacatataagtggtatcatacagtatttgtctttctctgacttatttcacttagcataatgctctccaagtttacaggatggatttttctatttctgcaaaatatATCAtgggattttgataagaattgcattgaacctatagatttctttgggtagtttTGACATCTTACATATTACATCCTCCAATCtgtgaacacaggatgtctttctgTTTacttatatcttctttaatttctttcagcaacgtTCCCAGTGTACAAGCCTTTAACCTCCTTGGCTAACtcaactcctaggtattttattctttttaattttattataaatggaattgtttccttaatttctttttcagattgctcattgttagtatatggaaacagaactgatttttgtgtgttgattttgtatcccatttatttgttgaatttattggttCTCATAAGTTTTTTgttgtctttagggttttctatgtataagatcGTGTTgcctgtgaacagagataattttacttcttcctttccaatttggatgcatttatttctttggcttgcctaatttctctggctagaatttccaatactgtgttaaatagaagAGGCAAACGTAGGCATCCTGTCTTGTTCTGAATCTGAgatgaaaagctttcagtctttcaccattgagtaggatgttagctgtgggcttttcatatatggcttttactATGCTGAAGTAGTTTCCTTCTACTCccagtttgttgagtgtttttaacATGAAAgggggtgttgaattttgtcaaatgcttttactgcatcagttgagatgatcatatgattattttccttcattcttttaatgtggtATTTACATTGATCAATTTGTGTATGcagaaccatccttgcattccaggaataaatcccacttggtcatagtgtaaAATCCTTTTAGTACACTGCCGAATTCTATTTCCTAGCactttgttgaggatgtttgcatcaaCGTTCATAAGCAatatttgtctgtagttttcttttctaatggtgtctttggctttggtatcagggcaaagaatgagttaggaagtgttccctcctctttaatttttttgaaggagTTTGAGGAGAATTTGTgtgaattcttctttaaatgtttggtagaattcaaaaCTGAAGCCATGtgatcctggacttttcttttttgggaggttttcagttactgattcaatttccttgctacttataggtctattcagatattctatttctttgaggtttaattttggtatgttttgtgtttctataaattttccatttcatctaggttaccCAATTTGTTGGtgtgtcattttcaattttttcatagtattctcagaattttttaaaatttctgtagaaTAGGTAGTAATGTCcctactttcatttctgattttagttatttgagacttctctctctttttcttactcagtctagctaaaggcttgtcaattttgttaatctctttgaagatgacattatattatattatataatgttatattattatattatgttaCCTTACTATATAATACTATATTGATTAGATATATTatattttggtttcattgattttctctcctttttctattttctatttatttgtctgggctttaatctttattgttttctttcttctgccagctgCACTCTCCTTTGGTGTCtctttacatggaatatctttttccatcctttcactgtCATATCTGTGCCTTTGGATCTAAAATGAGTCTTCTGTAGTGTGCAtatagttgtttctttttttaacccattCTGTCAATCTCTGTCTTTAGATTGGAGAAttgtatccatttacattaaagtaaTTACTCATATGGAGGGACCACTCTATCAGtttcctatttgttttctgtatgccTTATagtttttttgtcctttatttcctgcattactgtcttcttttgtgtttagttgattttttgtaGTGAAACATTTTAATTCCCTTCTCACCTCCTTTCGTGCATACTctataactattttctttctggtTATCATGGAAATTACATTTAACATCCTAAAGTTATGACACTCTCATTTGAATTTATGCCAGATAAACTTTAGTAGCATACAAAAATCGCTCCTATATAGCTCCATTCCCACATCCTTTCAGTTAAGTCACAGATTACAGCTTTATTCATTGTGGGTCCCAAAACATATatgaataattactttttatgcATTAGTCTTTTAAatcacatagaaaataaaaagtggaatTACAAACCAAAATCACAATAATACTAGCTTTGATACTTGTTCATATATTTACCTTTAGcagagatctttatttcttcttacagATTCTATTTACTTTCTGGCGTTCTTTCATTTTAACCAGAAGTACTGCCTTTAGCATTTCTCGTAGGAGAGGTCTAGTGgtaatgaactccctcagcttttgtttatcggGGAATGTCTTAACTTCTCGCTCACTTTTGAAGGGCAGTTCTGCCTGCTATAGTACTCTTGGTGgatagttttttctttcagtactttgactATATCAACTGAGCGgatatttaacctttctgagcttccaCTTCTGCCTACCTGAAACCAAAAGAATCATATATACTTTATTGTCGGTGAGGCAAAATTTTGGAAACTTGGTAGGTATTTGATAAATCATAGCAGGTGTAATTCATActttcaggtgaggaaattgaggcccagagtcctgacttgccccaggtcacacagccaatgtGGAAGAAGAAACTGGAGCTTGAGGGGGGTCTTCAATGGGGTCTTCTGCCTACTGCTCCCCATGCCCCACTGCCTCGGAGGCCCCACATCATCTAATGAGCATTTCTGATTTTCCAGGGCCTGGCCATCCTGAACAATGCTGTTCACCCTGTACATCTGTCTCCTCTGGTTGTCTACCAGTGGGCTCTGGACCATCCAGGCTAAGGACCCTGACACTGACATGAGCATGAGGAACCCTCACCGGCACTTGGCTCCAAACAACGTTGACTTTGCCTTTACCCTGTATAAGCACTTAGTGGCCTCAGCTCCGGGCAAGAATGTCTTCATCTCCCCTGTGAGCATCTCCACAGCCTTGGCTATGCTGTCCCTGGGCGCCAGAGGCTACACGCGGGAGCAGCTTCTCCAAGGCCTGGGCTTCAATCTCACTGAGATGTCCGAAGCCGAGATCCACCAGGGCTTCCGGCATCTCCACCACCTCCTCAGGGAGTCAAACACCACCTTGGAAATGACTATGGGCAATGCCATGTTCCTGGACCACAGCCTGGAACTTCTGGAGTCATTCTCAGCAGACACCAAGCACTACTATGAGTTGGAGGCCTTGAATGCAGACTTCCAGGACTGGGCAGGAGCCAGCAGACAAATCAACGAGTATATCAGAAATAAGACGCAAGGGAAAATTGTGGACTTGTTCTCGGAGCAAGATAGCTCAGCCATGCTCATCCTGATCAACTACATCTTCTTTAAAGGTACCCCTCACCCATCCCGTTCTGACAAGGCCCCATCTACTATTGCCAAGGATAGTAAAAGCCATCAAAATTAAGGGTGTGCTCTTGATACTATTAGAAAGGTGAAATTATATCATCCCTACCAAGGATCAAAATGACACCCAGTAGAGCAACTTGCCCAAGCCCTTGCAGTTTGTTTCAAGGCCCAAACACGTAACCACGAACAGTCTGGCTGCCTAGTGGTCTACAAATATTGACCAAGGTCTGGCTGTGAGTCAGGCACTTGGTCAGAGGCTGGAAATAGAGCCTAGAACCAGACAGACACAGCCGCCACCCTCAGGAACTTCCAGACGGCCCATAAGCCTTCCTGCACGCACCACCCGAGCCAGCTCCAGCCCAGACCCCTCGCAGCCAAACCACAGCCCCACCTCACCAGTTCGGAGCAAAGTTTTCCAAAATGCCTGTCCATAAAAATCACCACGGAGACTTGTTAAAATTACAGATTCCAGAGCCCACACCAGATCTACTAGAGCAAAACTGATGCAAGAATGTCCTAGAATGTGTACTTTTAACAAGGCCCCCTTCCCCAATCGTTTTGATGAGCAGGTAATTTGGGGATATATTATCCTCCAGAATGAAATCTACAGTCCTTAGTCTACAGCAGTGGTCCTCAACCCAGGGTGATTCCCACCCCCATCCACCctcagggacatttggcaatgtctagagacattgtGAGTTGTAacaactgggggtggggtggggtgtgccACTGGCATcttgtgggtagaggccaaggagaAAGCTCAACGTCCTACAATGCCCAGAACAGCCCCCCACAGTGATATCTGCCTCCAAATGGCTAGAGTCCCAAGGTTGAGAAATCATCTGTTTCTTCTGCCTTGTCCAGACTCAGGTCTCAACATTTTCCCCTATACAAGTTCCCAATAcacagcagacacacacacacacacacaatatccaATCACGCCAAACTCCTTTCGTGTCTTCGAGCATGACTCTCCCCATGGAAGTCTGTATTAGTTCCCTATCGCCACTGTAACAAATCGCGGCAAACttcgtggcttaaaacagcaccaATTTATTacttacaattctggaggtcagaagtccaaaatgggccACTCTGGGTTAAAGTCAAGGGGATGCCAGggtgtgttccttctggaggctctaggggagggtctgttccctgccttttccagcctgTAGAAgctacctgcattccttggcttgaggCCCCCTTCCCTCTTCAGAGCTAGTAATTGCATTGCGCTGACCTCTACTTCCATCACGTCTCctttctgactctgaccctcctgccatCCTCTTTTACTTTTAAGGATGCTTGTGATTACagtgggcccacctggataatccagaaaaTTCTCCTCATCTCAAAGTCAGTTGATTAGCAGCCTTAATTTCCtcttgccatgtaacataacatattcacaggttgcAAGGATTAGGACATCCTTGGGGCGGGGGGGCATTCTGCCTGACACAAGGCCCGTGCCCATTCTGTCCCCTGAGCCCTCCCTCAACTTGTCTGACTGCCTAAAACTTCTACCCACCCTTCAAATCTTGGCTCAAAAGTCATCACCTCCGTGAAGCCTCCCCTGATTCTCTCCAGCAGATCTTTGTCTCTCATACGCATCCTCTGCAGTTTGCCCACACCGAATTTTAATATGCATCTTGTTAGAACGTGTAAACCTGGACCCAAGTGGTTCAGTTTCAATTAAGTAGTCATATACAAAGAAGTGCAGgtaaaacagccaaaaaaaaaagtataatatttaatGTGTCTCTCAACAACATAAAGATTATCCCATAtgcccatttctctcctccccagctCTCACTCAGGGCCCTCCATTAGCCAACTgaaccccttccctcccccagatCTTTATTACCTGGACAGAGTTAGCATCTTGGTGAGCCATCCTCCTgcctctttgtctttctctgtctattcTCCAACACAAGTCTGGGAACCCACCTGGCAAAGGCCTCCCTTCTTGGATGGTAGTGAGGGTGAGAGACTGACCAGCAAAggcagcattttcttttttctcccactttattgagatataaatgactTATCATGTAAGCTTAAGGTATACAATgggatgattttatatatatatatatatatatatatggtgagaTGATTACCCagataaggttagttaacacgtCTATCACCTCACAGTTACCTTTGTGTGTTGGGGCCAGGGGGTGAGGATTTTTAatatctgctctcttagcaacttttaggtatatgatacagtattattaactgtagtaccatgctgtgcattagattccccag
Above is a genomic segment from Tursiops truncatus isolate mTurTru1 chromosome 2, mTurTru1.mat.Y, whole genome shotgun sequence containing:
- the SERPINA6 gene encoding corticosteroid-binding globulin; this translates as MLFTLYICLLWLSTSGLWTIQAKDPDTDMSMRNPHRHLAPNNVDFAFTLYKHLVASAPGKNVFISPVSISTALAMLSLGARGYTREQLLQGLGFNLTEMSEAEIHQGFRHLHHLLRESNTTLEMTMGNAMFLDHSLELLESFSADTKHYYELEALNADFQDWAGASRQINEYIRNKTQGKIVDLFSEQDSSAMLILINYIFFKGTWAHSFNLESTREDNFYVNETTTVKVSMMFQSSTIKYLNDSVLPCQLVQLDYTGNETVFFVLPVKGKMDTVIAMLSRDTIQRWSKSLTNSLVDLYIPKVSISGGYDLGGIMGDMGIADLLNNRTQFSGITQEALPKVSKVVHKATLQLDERGLESAARTQVHRNSAPEPLTIRFDRPFVVMIFDDFTWSSLFLGKVVNPT